A window of the Mangifera indica cultivar Alphonso unplaced genomic scaffold, CATAS_Mindica_2.1 Un_0105, whole genome shotgun sequence genome harbors these coding sequences:
- the LOC123207795 gene encoding uncharacterized protein LOC123207795 — translation MGNCQAIDTATLVIQHPCGKVDKLYWPVNAGEIMRMNPGHYVALLISTTLCPANSNTDGCPNNTSATAIATATVAPTTNNSNNGNSVRLTRIKLLRPTDTLALGQVYRLISTQDVMKGLWAKKHAKMHKNKPELPEKPERVHEKPKRSELDKDHQVKKYERNRPRTTSSTNTAAAKSRTWQPSLQSISEAGS, via the exons ATGGGGAACTGTCAGGCCATTGATACAGCAACGCTTGTGATACAACATCCATGTGGGAAAGTTGATAAATTGTATTGGCCTGTGAATGCTGGTGAGATTATGAGGATGAACCCTGGTCACTATGTAGCTCTTCTCATCTCCACCACCTTGTGCCCAGCAAATAGTAATACTGATGGATGTCCCAACAACACCAGCGCCACTGCCATCGCCACCGCCACCGTCGCCCCCACAACCAACAATAGCAACAATGGGAATTCTGTTCGGTTGACAAGGATTAAGCTTCTTCGTCCAACTGATACTCTCGCTCTTGGACAAGTTTACAGACTCATCTCTACTCAAG ATGTTATGAAAGGGCTGTGGGCAAAGAAGCATGCAAAGATGCACAAGAACAAGCCAGAATTACCTGAAAAGCCAGAGAGGGTACATGAGAAGCCAAAAAGATCCGAACTTGACAAAGATCATCAG GTGAAGAAATATGAAAGAAACCGACCAAGAACAACATCATCAACCAACACAGCTGCAGCCAAATCAAGAACATGGCAACCCTCATTACAAAGCATCTCCGAAGCTGGAAGCTAA
- the LOC123207805 gene encoding nucleobase-ascorbate transporter 6 — MAGGGGAAKAEEPQPHPPKDQLPNISYCITSPPPWPEAILLGFQHYLVMLGTTVLIPTALVPQMGGGNEEKADVIQTLLFVAGLNTLLQSLFGTRLPAVMGGSYTFVPTTISIILAGRFSDTADPIEKFKRTMRAIQGSLIVASTLQIVLGFSGLWRNVTRFLSPLSAVPLVSLVGFGLYEFGFPGVAKCVEIGLPQLLLIVFISQYLPHIIGRGKNVFDRFAVIFSVVIVWIYALLLTVGGAYNHVGPKTQLSCRTDRAGLIEAAPWIRVPYPFQWGAPSFDAGEAFAMMMASFVALVESTGAFIVVARYASATPLPPSVLSRGVGWQGVGILLSGLFGTVNGTSVSVENAGLLALTRVGSRRVVQISAGFMIFFSVLGKFGAIFASIPGPIVAALYCLFFAYVGAGGLSFLQFCNLNSFRTKFILGFSIFIGLSVPQYFNEYTATNGYGPVHTNARWFNDIVNVPFSSEPFVAGIVAFFLDNTLHKKEVAIRKDRGKHWWDKFRSFKGDSRSEEFYSLPFNLNKYFPSV; from the exons ATGGCAGGCGGTGGCGGAGCAGCAAAAGCCGAAGAGCCACAACCACATCCTCCTAAGGATCAACTTCCCAACATTTCTTATTGCATTACTAGTCCTCCACCATGGC CTGAGGCTATTCTTCTTGGTTTTCAACATTACCTTGTGATGCTGGGGACGACAGTTCTCATTCCTACTGCGCTTGTACCCCAGATGGGAGGTGGAAAT GAGGAGAAGGCTGATGTTATTCAGACTTTGCTCTTTGTTGCTGGTTTGAACACGTTACTGCAATCATTGTTTGGGACTCGACTACCAGCTGTTATGGGAGGGTCTTACACTTTTGTCCCTACAACAATTTCAATCATCCTTGCTGGTCGATTCAGTGACACTGCTGACCCTATTGAG AAATTTAAGAGAACAATGAGGGCAATCCAGGGTTCTCTCATTGTTGCATCAACTCTTCAGATTGTACTAGGCTTCAGTGGGCTTTGGCGTAATGTTACAAG GTTTCTAAGTCCACTTTCAGCTGTTCCTTTAGTTTCTCTAGTGGGTTTTGGGCTGTATGAGTTTGGTTTTCCGGGG GTTGCCAAATGCGTGGAGATTGGACTGCCTCAGCTTCTCCTTATAGTATTTATTTCTCAG TATTTGCCACATATCATAGGCCGAGGAAAAAATGTCTTTGATCGTTTTGCTGTAATTTTTTCTGTGGTGATTGTGTGGATCTATGCCCTTCTACTCACAGTGGGTGGGGCCTACAATCATGTTGGACCTAAGACCCAATTAAGCTGTCGAACTGATCGTGCAGGACTTATAGAAGCTGCTCCCTG GATAAGAGTTCCATATCCCTTCCAATGGGGTGCACCTTCATTTGATGCTGGTGAAGCCTTTGCCATGATGATGGCCTCATTTGTTGCTCTTGTAGAG TCCACTGGTGCTTTCATTGTGGTGGCAAGATATGCGAGTGCAACTCCATTGCCACCTTCAGTTCTCAGCCGTGGTGTGGGTTGGCAG GGAGTCGGCATTTTGTTGTCAGGATTATTTGGGACTGTGAATGGAACTTCAGTATCTGT AGAGAATGCTGGTCTTTTGGCCTTAACAAGAGTTGGAAGCCGAAGGGTTGTCCAAATATCTGCTGGCTTCATGATTTTCTTCTCTGTTCTTG GGAAATTTGGAGCAATATTTGCTTCAATACCAGGCCCCATTGTTGCAGCTTTGTATTGCCTGTTCTTTGCTTACGTGG GTGCTGGAGGCCTTAGCTTCCTTCAGTTCTGCAACCTCAATAGCTTTCGAACAAAGTTCATACTAGGCTTCTCTATATTCATTGGTTTGTCTGTGCCACAGTACTTCAACGAGTACACCGCCACTAATGGTTATGGTCCAGTGCACACAAATGCAAGATGG TTCAACGACATTGTAAATGTTCCTTTCTCATCGGAACCATTTGTTGCGGGTATCGTAGCATTTTTCCTGGATAACACACTTCATAAAAAGGAAGTTGCAATCAGGAAAGACAGGGGAAAACATTGGTGGGACAAGTTTCGATCCTTCAAGGGCGATTCTAGGAGTGAAGAATTCTATTCCCTgccttttaatttaaacaaatatttccCATCTGTGTGA